A genomic segment from [Flavobacterium] thermophilum encodes:
- a CDS encoding Transposase and inactivated derivatives: MAEAAIEEIEAALLTPSTLHVDETSLRVKGTKQWVHVASTSKETRYGIHRLRGKQAADDIGILPRYKGTMVHDAYAVYPMYTQASHALCHAHHLRELREYTELYHHSWKSGIGKRCTTSFFRMGARNSMNVADKAIISVSAKQNISFGA; this comes from the coding sequence GTGGCAGAAGCCGCGATTGAAGAAATCGAAGCCGCGCTGCTCACCCCGAGCACGCTGCACGTCGATGAAACGAGCCTGCGTGTGAAAGGAACGAAACAATGGGTGCACGTCGCTTCCACTTCCAAGGAAACCCGATACGGGATTCATCGCTTGCGTGGCAAACAAGCGGCGGATGACATCGGGATTTTGCCGCGGTACAAAGGAACGATGGTGCATGATGCGTATGCCGTATACCCGATGTATACGCAGGCGAGCCATGCCCTTTGCCACGCCCATCATCTCCGGGAGCTTCGGGAGTATACCGAACTTTACCATCACTCTTGGAAGTCCGGTATTGGGAAGCGGTGTACGACGAGCTTCTTTCGAATGGGCGCCAGGAACTCGATGAACGTTGCCGACAAGGCAATCATCTCGGTGTCCGCAAAGCAGAACATTTCATTCGGCGCCTAG
- a CDS encoding Transposase and inactivated derivatives, with amino-acid sequence MANVAFGFQEAVFTLESMVANIERQAQTIEKLINENKQLRQENQQWKARIAELEARTKKNSTNSHFPPSSDRFGAKSPSRPPSEKRPGGQPGHQGTTLRPSPNPDHRVLHRVTQCKGCGHSLEHIDPLQVDIRQVFDFPVVRMEVTQHEREIKRCPECRLVQQAEFPFYVTNHVQYGPAITSLILYWNHAQLIPCERVTEMVKALTGHSMSAGSEHDETVAACGRSRD; translated from the coding sequence ATGGCAAATGTTGCTTTTGGCTTCCAAGAAGCGGTCTTCACACTCGAAAGCATGGTGGCAAACATCGAACGTCAAGCCCAGACCATCGAAAAACTCATCAACGAAAATAAACAGTTAAGACAAGAAAACCAGCAATGGAAAGCACGTATTGCAGAATTAGAAGCCCGTACGAAAAAAAACAGTACGAATAGTCATTTTCCGCCGTCCTCTGACCGGTTTGGGGCGAAATCTCCTTCTCGCCCACCGTCGGAGAAACGGCCGGGAGGACAGCCAGGGCACCAAGGAACGACGCTTCGACCATCACCGAATCCTGACCATCGAGTCCTTCACCGTGTGACCCAATGCAAAGGATGTGGCCACTCGTTAGAACATATCGATCCACTTCAAGTAGACATTCGCCAAGTGTTCGACTTCCCAGTGGTTCGCATGGAAGTCACTCAACACGAGCGGGAAATCAAGCGTTGTCCTGAATGCCGACTTGTCCAGCAGGCGGAGTTCCCTTTTTATGTCACGAATCATGTCCAGTACGGTCCAGCTATCACTTCCCTTATTTTATACTGGAATCACGCGCAGTTGATCCCGTGCGAGCGTGTCACGGAGATGGTCAAAGCGCTCACTGGCCATTCGATGAGTGCAGGCAGTGAACATGACGAGACGGTGGCAGCCTGTGGCAGAAGCCGCGATTGA
- a CDS encoding Transposase IS116/IS110/IS902 family: MRVLYERCCGLDVHKQSITACALTPEGKEIRTFGTLTDDLEELVDWLKEKKVTHVAMESTGVYWKPVYNLLEAEPIEVLVVNAQHIKAVPGRKTDVKDAEWIADLLRHGLLKGSYIPHRAQRELRELVRYRRSLIEERARELNRIQKVLEGANIKLSSVVSDINGMSARLIIRALIEGKDDPAALAQLAKGRLKQKTEELRRALKGVMGPHQRMMLAEQWRHVEYLDEAIARLDREIEERTSPFHEALELIDTIPGVGRQSAEQIVAEIGTDMSRFPTAAHLASWAGMAPGNHESAGKRLSGRTRKGNKKLRSCLVECARAAARTKNTYLSAKYHRIAKRRGANRASVAVGRTILEMIYYILTRKEPYRELGADYWDRQREASIVRQTVKRLEGLGYEVKLEKTSA; the protein is encoded by the coding sequence ATGCGCGTCTTGTATGAACGCTGTTGCGGATTGGACGTGCATAAGCAATCGATTACGGCTTGCGCCCTTACCCCTGAAGGAAAAGAGATTCGCACGTTTGGTACGCTGACCGACGATCTCGAGGAGTTGGTGGATTGGCTGAAAGAAAAAAAGGTGACGCACGTTGCCATGGAGTCGACGGGCGTATATTGGAAGCCGGTGTATAATCTCCTCGAAGCAGAGCCGATCGAAGTGCTTGTCGTCAATGCCCAACACATCAAAGCGGTTCCTGGGCGAAAGACCGATGTCAAAGATGCTGAATGGATCGCGGACTTGCTTCGCCATGGATTGCTAAAAGGGAGTTACATCCCTCATCGAGCTCAGCGGGAGCTCCGGGAACTGGTCCGTTATCGGCGCAGTTTGATCGAGGAACGGGCACGGGAGCTCAACCGCATCCAAAAAGTGCTGGAAGGAGCCAATATCAAGCTTTCTTCGGTCGTATCCGACATCAACGGGATGTCGGCCCGGCTCATCATTCGCGCCCTTATCGAAGGAAAAGACGATCCGGCGGCCCTCGCCCAGCTCGCCAAAGGGCGGCTGAAACAAAAAACGGAAGAGCTCCGGCGCGCATTGAAAGGAGTGATGGGGCCGCATCAACGCATGATGCTGGCCGAGCAATGGCGTCATGTGGAGTATTTAGATGAAGCGATTGCCCGGTTGGATCGGGAAATCGAGGAACGAACGAGCCCTTTTCATGAAGCGCTGGAGCTCATCGATACGATCCCGGGAGTGGGGCGGCAAAGCGCGGAACAAATTGTAGCGGAAATCGGGACGGACATGAGCCGGTTCCCTACCGCCGCGCACTTGGCCTCATGGGCCGGAATGGCTCCCGGGAATCATGAGAGTGCAGGGAAACGGTTGTCAGGTCGAACGAGGAAAGGGAACAAGAAGCTAAGGTCGTGCCTCGTGGAATGCGCCCGTGCCGCCGCCCGAACGAAGAACACGTACCTATCGGCCAAGTATCATCGGATCGCCAAACGAAGAGGAGCGAATCGAGCGAGTGTCGCGGTCGGGAGAACGATTTTAGAAATGATCTATTACATCTTAACTCGAAAGGAACCGTATAGAGAGTTGGGAGCCGACTACTGGGATCGGCAGCGAGAAGCGAGCATCGTGCGTCAAACGGTGAAACGATTAGAGGGGTTAGGGTACGAAGTGAAACTAGAAAAAACGAGTGCATAG
- the pdxA2 gene encoding 4-hydroxythreonine-4-phosphate dehydrogenase 2, translating into MGKVQAQCGKAAYEYIETAVRLALNGSVSALATTPINKESLKAANVPFIGHTEILAALTNTDDPLTMFEVRNMRIFFLTRHLSLKDAIAAMTKKKSLRLSHSL; encoded by the coding sequence ATGGGAAAAGTCCAAGCACAATGTGGCAAGGCAGCCTATGAATATATTGAAACGGCTGTTCGTTTGGCATTGAATGGAAGCGTATCAGCTTTAGCAACCACACCGATCAATAAAGAATCGCTGAAAGCTGCCAATGTTCCTTTTATCGGCCATACAGAGATTTTAGCTGCTTTGACCAACACCGATGATCCGCTGACGATGTTTGAAGTAAGAAATATGCGCATTTTCTTCTTAACGAGACATCTGTCCTTGAAAGATGCCATCGCTGCCATGACAAAAAAAAAGAGTTTGCGACTATCTCATTCGTTGTGA